The following proteins come from a genomic window of Maribacter sp. HTCC2170:
- a CDS encoding OmpA family protein — protein sequence MKKIILGCLGVTMLLSSCVSQKKYADLEAQHKEAQDLLNSATVKLNSCLEDKATATSRLQTLEDQNAFLKANNQELINNMGNLTTLTTKGAENLEKSLESLQEKDLTIRKLQNAITRRDSVNLSLVQSLKGVLGNLDDEDIEISVEKGVVFVSISDKLLFSSGSYNITSRAKEILGKVAKVVNNKPDFEFMVEGHTDDVPYRKGVLLDNWDLSAKRATAVVRILQNDYGVDPKRMTAAGRAEFVPVSQTQKSKNRRTRIVVLPKIDQFYSMIEEGMKDPAINN from the coding sequence ATGAAAAAAATTATTTTAGGTTGTTTGGGAGTGACAATGTTATTGTCCTCATGCGTATCACAAAAGAAATATGCTGATTTAGAGGCCCAACATAAAGAGGCTCAAGATTTATTGAATTCTGCAACAGTTAAATTGAACAGTTGTTTGGAAGACAAAGCAACCGCAACTTCGAGATTACAGACTTTAGAAGATCAAAATGCATTTTTAAAGGCCAATAACCAAGAGTTGATCAACAACATGGGTAATTTGACTACACTTACTACTAAGGGTGCTGAGAACCTTGAAAAATCTTTAGAGAGTCTACAAGAAAAAGACCTTACAATAAGAAAGTTGCAAAACGCAATAACCCGCCGAGATTCTGTTAACCTTTCATTGGTTCAGAGCTTAAAAGGTGTTCTTGGCAATTTAGATGATGAGGATATCGAAATCAGTGTTGAAAAAGGTGTTGTTTTTGTTTCTATCTCGGATAAGTTATTGTTTAGTAGTGGAAGCTACAATATAACAAGTAGAGCCAAAGAAATTTTAGGTAAAGTTGCCAAAGTAGTTAACAACAAGCCTGATTTTGAATTTATGGTTGAAGGACACACTGATGATGTTCCTTACAGAAAAGGAGTTTTATTGGATAACTGGGATTTAAGTGCTAAAAGAGCTACTGCTGTTGTTCGAATTTTACAGAATGATTATGGTGTAGACCCTAAGCGTATGACTGCGGCAGGTAGAGCCGAGTTCGTTCCAGTATCACAAACTCAAAAATCCAAGAATAGAAGAACTAGAATCGTTGTATTACCGAAAATAGATCAGTTCTATAGTATGATTGAAGAGGGCATGAAAGATCCTGCTATCAATAACTAA
- a CDS encoding glycosyltransferase family 2 protein, translating into MKIAVVILNWNGEVLLERYLPSVMKYSKDADIYLADNASTDGSIAFVKKNHPSIKIIENEQNGGFAKGYNDALKHVEADIYCLLNSDVKVTENWLTPIKETFAENSTISIVQPKILDLLRKDHFEYAGAAGGFIDELGYPFCRGRIFQELEKDSGQYDDIREIFWATGACMFIKSEVYWNLNGFDEDYFAHQEEIDLCWRAKNAGHKVYYVGLSKVYHLGGSTLSNMNPKKTYLNFRNSLFSITKNLPRRKAFLIIFLRLVLDGIAGIRFIFQFRAKHCFAIIKAHLNFYAQFGKMYKKREKSNFIKKYGLIKSIVWSHYVDGIKNFNILVKD; encoded by the coding sequence TTGAAAATAGCAGTTGTTATACTTAATTGGAATGGAGAGGTTCTTTTGGAAAGATACCTGCCCTCTGTGATGAAGTACTCCAAAGACGCTGATATCTATTTGGCAGATAATGCTTCAACCGATGGCTCCATTGCTTTTGTCAAAAAAAACCACCCTTCGATAAAGATTATTGAAAACGAACAAAATGGCGGCTTCGCCAAAGGTTACAATGACGCCTTAAAGCATGTTGAAGCAGACATTTATTGTCTCTTGAATTCCGATGTAAAGGTCACTGAAAATTGGTTGACCCCAATCAAAGAAACCTTTGCCGAGAACAGCACTATATCTATAGTACAACCAAAAATACTGGACCTTTTACGTAAGGATCATTTTGAATACGCGGGAGCAGCTGGTGGTTTTATTGATGAATTAGGCTACCCTTTTTGCAGGGGTCGTATTTTTCAGGAACTGGAAAAAGATTCAGGTCAGTATGATGATATCAGGGAGATTTTTTGGGCAACCGGGGCCTGCATGTTCATAAAAAGTGAGGTTTACTGGAACCTGAATGGGTTTGATGAAGATTATTTTGCCCACCAGGAAGAAATTGATCTTTGCTGGAGAGCAAAAAATGCAGGACATAAAGTCTACTACGTAGGCCTGTCCAAGGTTTATCATTTAGGAGGCTCTACCCTAAGTAATATGAATCCTAAAAAAACATATTTAAATTTTAGAAATTCACTATTTTCAATTACAAAGAACCTACCTAGACGAAAAGCATTTTTAATAATTTTTCTAAGGTTGGTCCTTGACGGTATTGCCGGGATTCGATTTATTTTCCAGTTTAGGGCTAAGCATTGTTTTGCTATAATAAAAGCCCATTTGAACTTTTATGCCCAATTTGGAAAAATGTACAAAAAACGAGAAAAGAGTAACTTTATAAAAAAATACGGCTTAATAAAATCCATTGTTTGGTCTCATTACGTAGATGGAATAAAGAATTTTAACATTTTAGTAAAAGATTAA
- a CDS encoding thiamine pyrophosphate-dependent enzyme, whose product MDISPRTSTDISFEDFRKQILHDYEIAILSRTCSLMGRKEVLTGKAKFGIFGDGKELPQLAMAKSFRDGDFRSGYYRDQTFMMALGFLSPKEFFHGLYATADLEKEPMSGGRQMGGHFITYSLNEDGSWKDLTKQKNSSADISCTAGQMPRLLGLAQASKVYRNLPDLSSDKFSNKGNEVAWGTIGNASTSEGLFLETINAGGVLQVPMVVSVWDDEYGISVPAKYHTTKEDISKMLSGFQRDENHDGYEILKVKGWDYTALMHVYENASDIARDKHIPVLIHVTELTQPQGHSSSGSHERYKSQERLQWERENDCNVRFREWILDSGISTEDELIQLERDVRIKVRTAKKEAWAEFLREHKVMKKTLIGLLNNVATKSANKRFIAKLKNDLIAIEEPVKKDLAVISRKALRYVIGEDSNEKTALINWVNQFLDNMKPKFSRHLYSENPTKATNIQEVKPTFNKETEEVDGRIILRDNFDKLFEAYPEALVFGEDSGNIGDVNQGLEGLQSKYGEIRVADTGIREATIIGQGIGMALRGLRPIAEIQYLDYIFYAMAPLTDDLATMRYRTFGKQKAPLIVRTRGHRLEGIWHSGSQMGGLIHLLRGMYILAPRNMTQAAGFYNTLMKSDEPALVIESLNGYRLKEKKPENLGEFCTPIGVVETLKKGSDITLVSYGSTLRIVLRVAKELIEVGIDAEVIDAQTLLPFDINNDTLKSIEKTNRLLVIDEDVPGGCSAYLINEIVENQGAYKYLDSAPYTLTGKAHRPAYGTDGDYFSKPNAEDIFEKVYEIMNEVNPIDYPKLR is encoded by the coding sequence ATGGACATATCCCCAAGAACCAGTACAGACATTTCTTTTGAGGATTTTAGGAAACAGATTCTACATGACTATGAGATTGCAATACTAAGTAGAACTTGCAGCCTAATGGGCCGAAAAGAAGTGCTTACAGGGAAGGCCAAATTTGGTATTTTCGGTGATGGTAAAGAACTTCCTCAGTTGGCTATGGCCAAGTCCTTTAGAGATGGAGATTTCAGAAGTGGATATTATAGGGATCAAACCTTCATGATGGCCCTAGGTTTTTTAAGTCCAAAGGAATTTTTTCATGGATTATATGCGACCGCTGATTTGGAAAAAGAGCCAATGAGCGGTGGTAGACAAATGGGCGGGCATTTTATAACGTATAGCCTTAACGAAGATGGCTCATGGAAAGATCTAACAAAACAAAAGAACAGTAGTGCCGATATTTCATGTACAGCTGGTCAAATGCCGCGATTATTGGGTTTGGCACAAGCATCAAAAGTATATAGAAACTTACCAGACTTAAGTTCTGATAAATTCTCAAATAAAGGTAATGAAGTTGCTTGGGGTACGATTGGTAATGCGAGCACAAGTGAAGGACTGTTTTTAGAAACCATAAACGCTGGAGGTGTTCTTCAAGTACCAATGGTAGTTAGTGTCTGGGATGATGAATATGGCATTTCTGTACCTGCAAAATATCACACGACGAAAGAAGATATCTCAAAAATGCTCAGCGGTTTTCAGCGAGATGAGAACCATGATGGGTATGAAATCTTGAAAGTTAAAGGCTGGGATTATACAGCGCTGATGCATGTATATGAAAATGCTTCTGATATTGCAAGGGACAAACATATTCCCGTGTTAATTCACGTAACAGAACTTACCCAACCCCAAGGTCATTCATCATCTGGTTCTCATGAACGATACAAAAGTCAAGAACGTTTACAGTGGGAACGTGAAAATGATTGTAATGTGCGCTTCAGGGAATGGATATTGGATTCTGGTATTTCAACTGAAGATGAGCTCATACAGTTAGAACGTGATGTAAGAATAAAGGTTAGAACCGCTAAAAAAGAAGCGTGGGCAGAGTTTTTAAGAGAGCATAAAGTCATGAAAAAAACTTTAATTGGCCTCTTGAACAACGTTGCCACTAAAAGTGCCAACAAGCGGTTTATCGCCAAGCTTAAAAATGACCTTATTGCAATAGAAGAACCGGTCAAGAAGGATTTGGCGGTTATTTCCCGTAAGGCCTTGAGATACGTTATAGGGGAAGATTCAAACGAAAAAACTGCGTTAATAAATTGGGTGAACCAATTTTTGGATAATATGAAACCTAAGTTCAGCCGGCATTTATATAGTGAAAATCCGACGAAGGCAACTAATATTCAAGAGGTAAAACCAACATTCAATAAAGAGACTGAAGAGGTTGACGGTCGTATTATTCTAAGGGACAATTTCGATAAACTATTTGAAGCTTATCCTGAAGCATTGGTCTTTGGAGAGGATAGCGGTAATATTGGTGACGTTAACCAAGGTCTTGAAGGACTTCAAAGTAAGTATGGAGAAATACGTGTTGCAGATACCGGTATTCGGGAAGCTACTATTATTGGTCAAGGTATAGGGATGGCTCTTCGAGGTTTACGCCCTATAGCCGAGATTCAATATCTTGATTATATTTTCTACGCAATGGCCCCGTTGACCGATGATTTAGCCACTATGCGCTATAGAACTTTTGGTAAACAAAAGGCACCTTTGATAGTTAGAACAAGGGGGCATAGACTTGAAGGTATTTGGCATTCAGGCTCTCAAATGGGAGGACTTATTCATCTTTTGAGGGGTATGTATATTTTAGCCCCTAGAAACATGACGCAAGCCGCTGGTTTTTACAATACTTTAATGAAAAGTGATGAACCGGCCTTGGTCATAGAAAGTTTAAACGGCTATCGTCTTAAAGAAAAAAAACCTGAAAACCTAGGTGAATTCTGTACACCTATAGGGGTAGTTGAAACCTTAAAAAAAGGCTCTGATATTACGTTAGTTTCATATGGCTCTACTTTGAGAATTGTCTTACGTGTGGCTAAAGAGTTGATAGAAGTTGGTATTGATGCTGAAGTCATCGATGCACAGACCCTCCTGCCTTTTGATATTAATAATGACACTTTAAAAAGTATAGAAAAAACAAATAGATTGTTGGTGATTGATGAAGATGTTCCAGGTGGATGTTCAGCTTACTTGATAAATGAAATTGTAGAAAACCAAGGCGCTTATAAATATTTGGACAGTGCTCCTTATACACTTACAGGCAAAGCCCATAGACCTGCCTATGGCACTGATGGTGATTATTTTTCTAAACCCAATGCGGAGGACATTTTTGAGAAAGTCTATGAAATTATGAATGAGGTCAACCCAATTGATTATCCAAAACTACGATAA
- the holA gene encoding DNA polymerase III subunit delta: protein MDEVKQIVANIKKGNIKPIYFLHGEEPYYIDRIAEFIEKNVLTEEERGFNQMVLYGKEATIDDIVSNAKRYPMMAERQVVIIKEAQELSRTIEQLVSYAEKPQPTTVLVFCYKYKKLDKRKKLYKTINKSGVLFESKKLYENQVSEWLRKVLHGKDYSISHKAATLLVEYLGTDLSRISKELDKLTLVLQKGSQITPADIEEHIGISKDYNNFELKKAIGERNILKATKIINYFAQNPKDNPFVLTITLLHSFFSQLLQYHGLNDHSPKNVASALRINPYFVGEYQVAAKNYPMKKVSTIVSHLREMDLKGKGVGAAGVPQSDLLKELLAKIF from the coding sequence ATGGATGAAGTAAAACAAATAGTCGCCAATATTAAAAAAGGAAATATAAAACCGATATATTTCTTACATGGAGAAGAGCCATATTATATTGATCGAATTGCCGAGTTTATTGAAAAGAATGTGCTAACCGAGGAAGAGAGAGGGTTTAACCAAATGGTGCTTTATGGTAAAGAAGCTACCATTGATGATATTGTTAGTAACGCCAAGCGTTACCCCATGATGGCCGAACGACAAGTGGTCATTATTAAGGAAGCACAAGAGCTCTCGCGAACAATAGAACAATTGGTGAGCTATGCTGAAAAGCCTCAACCTACTACCGTATTAGTGTTTTGCTACAAGTATAAAAAGCTTGATAAACGAAAAAAATTATATAAAACAATCAACAAATCCGGAGTTCTGTTCGAGAGCAAAAAGCTCTATGAGAATCAAGTGTCTGAATGGTTGAGAAAAGTTCTTCATGGTAAGGATTATAGTATTTCACATAAGGCTGCCACTCTTTTAGTAGAGTATTTGGGAACTGATTTAAGTCGAATCAGTAAAGAATTGGATAAACTGACCTTGGTATTGCAAAAAGGTAGTCAAATAACTCCAGCAGATATTGAGGAACATATTGGCATAAGTAAGGATTACAATAATTTTGAACTTAAGAAGGCGATCGGGGAAAGAAATATATTAAAGGCCACTAAAATAATCAACTACTTCGCTCAAAACCCAAAAGACAATCCGTTTGTACTTACAATTACCCTGCTTCATAGTTTTTTTTCACAGTTGTTGCAGTATCATGGTTTAAATGACCACTCACCAAAAAATGTAGCTAGTGCTTTAAGGATAAACCCTTATTTCGTGGGTGAGTACCAAGTCGCTGCAAAAAACTATCCAATGAAGAAAGTAAGTACCATTGTTTCCCATTTAAGAGAAATGGATTTGAAAGGCAAAGGGGTAGGAGCTGCGGGTGTTCCGCAATCAGATCTTTTAAAGGAGCTGCTAGCGAAGATTTTCTAA
- a CDS encoding type I restriction enzyme HsdR N-terminal domain-containing protein: protein MQDLNFPAYDFRLKNSENKVWIFDEIRKKFVVLQPEEWVRQHAIKFLIHEKKYPKSHINVEKQLKVNKVVKRYDIVVFDVDGGIRVLVECKAPNIKINQKTFDQIAQYNMRLGAEYLMVTNGLDHYFCKMDYSEEKYHFLEQVPDFSR, encoded by the coding sequence ATGCAAGATCTTAATTTTCCAGCATATGATTTTCGTCTCAAAAATAGCGAAAATAAAGTCTGGATATTTGATGAAATCCGCAAAAAATTTGTGGTACTCCAACCTGAGGAATGGGTAAGACAACATGCCATTAAGTTTTTAATCCATGAAAAAAAATATCCCAAAAGTCATATTAACGTGGAGAAACAACTCAAAGTAAACAAAGTGGTCAAACGCTATGATATCGTAGTCTTTGATGTTGATGGAGGTATAAGGGTCTTGGTAGAATGCAAAGCACCAAATATAAAAATCAACCAAAAGACTTTTGATCAGATTGCACAATATAATATGCGATTGGGAGCAGAATATCTAATGGTAACCAATGGTCTTGATCACTATTTTTGTAAAATGGACTATAGCGAAGAAAAATATCATTTTTTAGAACAAGTTCCTGATTTTAGCCGTTAA
- a CDS encoding M16 family metallopeptidase — protein sequence MKKIVFLLLGFLFITQSQIAQSFEFKADQIDIPYERFVLPNGLTLLVHEDHKAPIAAVNVWYHVGSKNEKLGKSGFAHLFEHLMFNGSENFNDDYFQALERIGGTDLNGTTNTDRTNYFQNVPISALDQVLFLESDRMGHLLGAVDQELLDEQRGVVQNEKRQGENQPYGKQWDLLTKAMYPKGHPYSWTVIGEMEDLNAASLEDVHEWFKAYYGAANAVVAVAGDIDPQEVYKKVLNYFGDIPAGPTIERQEVNIPVHNGDTYQVYQDRVPETRILFAWNTPQFGHKEDIHFDLISSILTSGKNSRLYKKLVYEDQTASSVVSFQASSEIASNFVTWANVKPGVDAEKVKMQLQSEIDKLISEGPTEAELKRVKAAYFSSFIKGLERIGGFGGVSDILASNETYHENASYFKTQLKYVEDATIDDLKATAQKWLTGGKHTLVCNPFPEYSVEKSTVDRSKLPELGTPKTSKFPDIEREKLKNGLNIVLAKRKGVSTVVMRLMVDAGYKTDHLASPGTAALSMNLLDEGTKDLTSLEINEQLQLLGASISTFSNPDNSTVYMNTLKPSLDASMDLFAEVILNPAFPQKEFDRLKTEQINTIKKEKSQPFSMGLRVMNKFLYGEGHPYSNPYTGSGYENTVQELSREDVVKFYDSWMKPNNATIVVTGDVEMSELKSKLQKKLGKWKKGNVPEIAFSAPKTNAKNTLYLIDRPESLQSVIIAGHLTAKYGDLPEIALEQMVNILGGEFTSRINMNLREDKHWSYGAGGLVLGAKEERPFIVYAPVQTDKSSESVTEIRKEIAEFVSSNPATKEELDKVKTNQVLKLPGQWETNSAVNSSVSNLVRFNLPDDYYQKYDENVRNLSISDIKKVSKTVVKPDAVNWFMVGDRAKIASKLDELGFDNIIEIDADGNPLEPAIEEPKKEIKN from the coding sequence ATGAAAAAAATTGTATTTCTCTTACTAGGATTTCTTTTTATCACCCAAAGCCAGATAGCTCAAAGCTTTGAGTTTAAGGCAGACCAAATAGACATTCCGTACGAACGATTTGTCTTACCAAACGGACTGACGTTGTTGGTTCATGAAGATCATAAGGCACCAATTGCAGCTGTAAACGTCTGGTATCATGTTGGATCAAAGAACGAGAAGCTGGGAAAAAGCGGTTTCGCTCACTTATTTGAACATTTGATGTTCAACGGGAGCGAGAATTTCAATGACGATTATTTTCAGGCTTTAGAACGAATCGGGGGCACCGATTTAAATGGAACAACCAATACTGATAGAACAAATTATTTTCAAAACGTGCCTATTTCCGCACTGGATCAGGTGCTATTTTTAGAATCTGATCGAATGGGTCATTTGTTGGGAGCAGTTGATCAAGAATTGCTGGATGAACAGCGAGGTGTAGTACAAAATGAAAAGCGTCAAGGTGAAAATCAGCCATACGGTAAACAATGGGATTTATTGACAAAAGCTATGTATCCAAAAGGACATCCATATTCATGGACTGTTATTGGCGAGATGGAAGATTTGAACGCCGCTTCTTTAGAGGATGTTCATGAGTGGTTTAAAGCCTATTACGGGGCAGCAAATGCCGTTGTTGCTGTTGCAGGTGATATTGATCCACAAGAAGTTTATAAGAAAGTTTTGAACTACTTTGGTGATATACCTGCAGGGCCAACGATTGAAAGGCAAGAGGTGAACATCCCCGTGCACAACGGTGACACTTATCAGGTATATCAGGATAGAGTGCCAGAGACTAGAATATTATTTGCTTGGAACACACCGCAATTTGGTCATAAGGAAGACATTCATTTTGATTTGATTTCTTCGATCTTGACAAGTGGTAAGAATTCTAGGTTATACAAAAAATTGGTTTATGAGGATCAAACCGCCAGCTCAGTGGTTTCTTTCCAAGCTTCTAGTGAGATAGCAAGTAACTTTGTTACTTGGGCTAATGTAAAGCCAGGTGTTGACGCAGAAAAAGTTAAAATGCAACTTCAGTCAGAGATTGATAAACTTATCAGTGAGGGACCTACTGAAGCAGAGTTAAAAAGGGTGAAAGCGGCTTATTTTTCAAGTTTTATAAAAGGTTTGGAGCGCATTGGAGGTTTTGGCGGTGTTTCTGATATTTTGGCTTCAAATGAAACGTATCATGAAAATGCATCATATTTTAAAACACAATTAAAATACGTAGAAGATGCTACGATTGATGATTTAAAGGCTACGGCCCAAAAATGGTTGACAGGTGGAAAGCACACATTGGTATGTAACCCTTTTCCAGAGTATAGTGTTGAGAAGTCTACAGTTGACCGTTCCAAATTACCAGAACTTGGAACGCCCAAAACGTCCAAATTTCCGGACATAGAAAGAGAAAAGTTAAAAAACGGATTAAACATTGTTTTAGCCAAAAGAAAAGGCGTGTCTACTGTGGTAATGCGTTTAATGGTTGATGCAGGTTACAAAACTGACCATTTGGCCAGTCCAGGTACAGCCGCTTTGTCAATGAATCTTCTTGATGAAGGCACAAAGGATTTGACCTCCTTGGAAATTAATGAACAATTACAACTTTTAGGAGCCAGTATAAGCACCTTTTCCAATCCAGATAATTCTACTGTTTATATGAATACCTTGAAGCCAAGCTTGGATGCCAGTATGGATTTATTTGCGGAAGTTATTCTTAATCCAGCCTTTCCACAGAAAGAATTTGACAGGCTTAAAACAGAACAAATAAATACCATCAAGAAAGAAAAGTCACAACCATTCTCTATGGGCCTTCGAGTAATGAACAAGTTTTTATATGGTGAAGGACACCCGTACAGTAATCCCTATACCGGCAGCGGTTATGAGAACACGGTGCAAGAACTTTCAAGAGAGGATGTGGTTAAGTTTTATGATTCTTGGATGAAACCCAATAATGCGACTATCGTCGTTACCGGTGATGTAGAAATGTCCGAATTAAAATCAAAGCTCCAAAAGAAATTAGGGAAATGGAAAAAAGGTAATGTTCCTGAAATTGCCTTCTCTGCCCCTAAAACAAATGCTAAAAACACCCTGTATTTAATTGATAGACCAGAATCTTTACAATCTGTGATAATAGCTGGACATTTAACGGCTAAATATGGTGATTTGCCCGAAATTGCCTTAGAACAAATGGTAAATATTCTTGGAGGAGAGTTTACTTCAAGAATAAATATGAATTTGAGGGAAGACAAGCATTGGTCTTATGGAGCTGGAGGTTTAGTTTTGGGAGCTAAGGAAGAACGTCCGTTTATCGTATACGCTCCTGTCCAAACAGATAAATCATCTGAATCGGTAACAGAGATACGAAAAGAAATAGCAGAGTTTGTTTCAAGCAACCCCGCCACGAAAGAAGAATTGGATAAGGTAAAGACCAATCAAGTATTAAAACTGCCAGGACAATGGGAAACAAACAGCGCAGTAAATAGTTCTGTTTCAAATCTTGTGCGTTTTAATCTTCCAGATGATTATTATCAAAAATATGATGAGAATGTCCGCAACCTATCAATCAGTGATATTAAGAAAGTTAGTAAAACTGTGGTTAAACCTGATGCTGTTAATTGGTTTATGGTAGGGGATAGGGCCAAAATCGCTAGCAAATTGGATGAGCTTGGTTTTGATAATATTATTGAAATAGATGCCGATGGAAATCCGCTTGAACCGGCAATTGAAGAACCGAAAAAGGAAATAAAGAATTAA
- a CDS encoding L-threonylcarbamoyladenylate synthase has product MAEFIKIYQENPNPKAISRVVQSLRKGGLIIYPTDTVYSLGCDITNTRALEKLARIKGIKLEKANWSFVCADLSNLSDYVRQIDTSVFKILKRALPGPYTFILPGSNSLPKVFKKKKTIGIRVPNNSIPKTLVQELGNPIVSTSIHDEDEVLEYTTDPELIHEKWGNIVDVVIDGGYGGNIASTVIDLSQDEVEVVREGKGAIDIF; this is encoded by the coding sequence TTGGCCGAGTTTATAAAAATATATCAAGAGAACCCTAATCCAAAAGCGATTTCAAGAGTGGTACAATCGCTTAGAAAAGGAGGTTTAATAATATACCCTACAGATACGGTATATAGTTTGGGCTGTGATATTACCAATACCCGTGCATTGGAAAAATTGGCGCGAATCAAAGGAATCAAACTTGAAAAGGCAAATTGGTCCTTTGTTTGTGCGGATTTAAGTAATCTTTCAGACTATGTTCGTCAGATTGATACCTCTGTATTCAAAATATTAAAAAGGGCACTTCCTGGACCTTATACCTTTATTCTTCCAGGCAGTAATAGTTTACCTAAGGTTTTTAAAAAGAAAAAGACTATTGGTATTAGGGTGCCAAATAATTCAATTCCTAAAACATTGGTTCAAGAGCTTGGAAACCCTATTGTATCTACGTCTATACATGATGAAGATGAAGTGTTGGAATATACTACCGACCCAGAGCTTATTCATGAAAAATGGGGTAATATTGTTGATGTAGTTATTGATGGAGGTTATGGTGGCAATATTGCCTCAACAGTAATTGATCTTTCACAAGACGAAGTAGAGGTTGTACGTGAAGGCAAGGGGGCAATAGATATCTTCTAA
- a CDS encoding DoxX family protein: protein MIDDLFRLMKIKILNIVLTRIYINFQPIFWLIKNLVFLVASNFTRMKNNLQTNIGLALLRIVPSAMLLTHGLPKFQKLISGNIEFGDPIGLGPAPSLFLAVLGEFVCPILIIIGFKTRWMAVPPAITMLVAGFIVHSADPFGTKEKALMFLAIFVVIILLGPGKFSIDKK from the coding sequence ATGATTGATGATTTATTTAGATTAATGAAAATTAAGATATTAAATATAGTACTTACTAGAATTTATATCAACTTTCAGCCAATTTTTTGGTTAATTAAAAATTTGGTATTTTTAGTTGCTTCAAATTTTACTAGAATGAAAAATAACCTACAAACTAATATTGGTTTGGCACTATTGAGAATTGTGCCATCGGCAATGCTATTAACACATGGCCTTCCAAAATTTCAAAAATTAATAAGTGGTAATATAGAATTTGGTGACCCTATTGGTTTAGGGCCCGCGCCATCTTTATTTTTAGCTGTGCTCGGCGAATTTGTCTGTCCAATATTAATAATTATTGGATTTAAAACGAGATGGATGGCTGTTCCACCTGCCATTACAATGCTAGTGGCTGGTTTCATAGTCCACTCTGCGGATCCTTTTGGCACTAAAGAAAAAGCCTTAATGTTTTTGGCCATTTTTGTTGTGATAATTTTATTGGGTCCCGGAAAATTCAGTATTGATAAGAAATAA